The DNA sequence TGTTCCCCGGTCGCGATAATCGTCATGGCCCGATGACAACACATTCATTAAGGCAGGCACTTAAAACTCTGGGCTGGAGTGGCACCTATAGCCCTCATGCCACCAGAACCACCGGAAGCACGCGTTTAAATGAGATGGGTTACCGTGCTGACGCTATCGAAGCACAACTGGCACATGCGGATAAAAATAATGTTCGCAGGACATACAACCACGCTACCTATCTTGATGAACGACAAGTAATGATGCAGGATTGGGCGGATAAGTTGGATGGTTGGGTGCGTTAATCAACAATAAATTATGCGGTTGAGCACTTACTCCTGCTTGTCGGTAATGCTCTGACTATGAATAATTGTACACTGTATTACAACATCATTTATGGGTAGTGAAGCCGATTTTGAATTATTCTTTCTTAATCTGTCGCTGAACAATTGCAGCCGCATGGTAGCTTCCAAAATTTTAGCGACTGACCAACCAGACACAGATAAATATGACCGGCAGCTATGAGCGAGGAGCGGAAGTTCACAATTGATGGTGGCATTACTAACGTTACTATGTATTAATCAACGGGAATAAGTCACCTGTAACATATCAATGGATATATTGTATTATTGTTGCCATAGGAAAAATTTGTGCTTTAAACCGATTGCTGAGCGTGATTATTTGTATTGGAAGGTAATAGCAATGTGCGAAAGGATGTTTGAAAAAAAACTTTATTCTGAATGGGTTATACGCAATAGTCTCTACTGGATCACTCCACTGACTCAATGGAAACTTCGTGAGGATCTATCCTACTGGGCAATCTTTTTTGAAAGCGGTAGCCCCGAATGCCTGTATGAATTCGAGAGGCTGCTGAATGATTACACGTTGCGAGAAAAACTACAGCATAAAACAGGGATGTTGAGAGA is a window from the Klebsiella oxytoca genome containing:
- the hxsD gene encoding His-Xaa-Ser system protein HxsD — translated: MCERMFEKKLYSEWVIRNSLYWITPLTQWKLREDLSYWAIFFESGSPECLYEFERLLNDYTLREKLQHKTGMLRDSIVHKVLRSVDERLS